The Rhodococcus antarcticus DNA segment CAGCGCCAAGGCGCAGCGGATGCTCGGCTGGACCCCCACCCGGAGCTGGCGCGACCACCTCACCCCCGAAGGCCGACCTCTGGCCTGAACCCCGGCCCCGGCGCCAAGTGCGGGCTCTTCGTCGTCGGACACCCCCGGATGACCGCCACAAGCCCGCACTTGGCGCGGGAACGAGGTGCGGGCGCTCAGGGGTGGCGGGCGAGGAACCGGGCGGCCGCCGCCACGGGACGGTGCGCGAGCGCGCGGTCCAGCGTCGCGTCGCCCCGCGCCACCCGGCCGAACGCCGTCCACCCGGGACCCGTCCGAGCGATCCCCGCGTGCACCATCCGCGGCCGCCGGGCCAGCGCCGCGTGCAGCAGTGCACCGGCCGCCATCTCCACCCCGAGGGTGCGCTCGACCTCGCCCGGGTAGTCGGCCAGCACGCCGGCGGCCGCGGCCCCGGCCAGCGCGCCGGACCGCAGCGCGAAGGAGATCCCCTCCCGGGTCCACGGCTCCAGCAGCCCGGCGGCGTCCCCGCACACCAGCACCCGGCCGCGCCGCAGCGGTGAGCCGGGCTCGCGGCAGCGGGTGAGGTGCCCGGAGCTGCGCTCCACCTCGGCGCCGTCCAGCCCCATCTCGGTCACGAAGCGGTCGAGGTACGCGCGGGTCTCGACCGGCGAGCCCTTGGCCGCGATCACCCCGACCGTGAGCCGGTCGCCCTTGGGGAACACCCACGCGTAGGAACCGGGCAGCGAGCCCCAGTCCAGGTGCACCCGTCCCGTCCAGCCGACCATCGACACCGGTCGCAGCTCCACCTCGAGCCCGAGGTCGACCTGGGCCAGCCGGACCCCCACGTGCGCGCCGATCCTGCTCGCGCTGCCGTCCGCCCCCACCACGGCGCGGGCGTGCACCGGTCCGGAGCTGGTGGTCAGCACGACGACGTCGTCCACCTCGGCCAGCGCCGTCACCGTGGTCGACTCCCTCAGCTCGGCACCCGCGGCCACCGCGGCCGTGGTCAGCGCCGCGTCGAGCTCCGCGCGGTCGACCATCCGGAACACCGGTGTGCGGGCGCGACGGGTGCGGGGGCGCCGACCGTCGACGGTGAAGCTGACCCGGGTGATGACGTCGCGCTCGGGCAGGTCGAAGCCCGCCGGCAGCGCTGCGAGGGAAGGGCCGATGATCCCGCCACCACACGTCTTGTAGCGGGGGTGGGTGGCTCGGTCGAGCAGCAGCGTGCGCGCCCCCGCCTCGGCGGACACCCGGGCGGCGGACGCCCCGGCCGGTCCCGATCCGACGACCACGACGTCCCACGGCACGTTCACCGGGTGCACGGTAGCGGCGCTACCGTTCGCTGCTGTGCGACGGATGACGGACGCGGCCTTCCGCGACAAGCAGCTCGCCGGGACGACGGAGCCGCACGTGGCGCCGGTCAACGCGCTGGTCGACGCGCTGCGCGACCGCGAGGGTCGCGGCACCGTCCCGCACCTCGCGCCGCTGCACGGTGGCACCGGCTCGCTGCTGCTGGTGCTGCTCCCCGGACCCGGGTCCGCCGACGGCCTGCTGTGCGTGGAGAACGACGACCCGGCCTCGGTCGAGC contains these protein-coding regions:
- a CDS encoding geranylgeranyl reductase family protein; the protein is MNVPWDVVVVGSGPAGASAARVSAEAGARTLLLDRATHPRYKTCGGGIIGPSLAALPAGFDLPERDVITRVSFTVDGRRPRTRRARTPVFRMVDRAELDAALTTAAVAAGAELRESTTVTALAEVDDVVVLTTSSGPVHARAVVGADGSASRIGAHVGVRLAQVDLGLEVELRPVSMVGWTGRVHLDWGSLPGSYAWVFPKGDRLTVGVIAAKGSPVETRAYLDRFVTEMGLDGAEVERSSGHLTRCREPGSPLRRGRVLVCGDAAGLLEPWTREGISFALRSGALAGAAAAGVLADYPGEVERTLGVEMAAGALLHAALARRPRMVHAGIARTGPGWTAFGRVARGDATLDRALAHRPVAAAARFLARHP